One Candidatus Limnocylindrales bacterium genomic region harbors:
- a CDS encoding outer membrane protein transport protein codes for MPDTAMSGATVATPLTPTAAAFSNPAGIMNLEPGSMSAAFGLPVGHSRVDATIPTGNYNTTSDFVAYAPEGGSVFAADYGVRWGFAIYGSLGSVFDSDAEPSVRVEHDFLSTQSISNVALMAAVPAGERLSIGVALAGIYGQAKLRYFQNDQFAYTVRGPGVQAIFGLRYRVTDNIALGASYRTPGMVWADGDDALPDGNKQDVDLDLELPAQVFLGINADVTERLSAGLYGRWTDASRFSHSTFRFEDTPQANVNFIRAASDEWRIGAGAAYRATDTLTLRGGVGHADSIVPDTWVSPLLIDSNEWKISAGFSWEISGWTVDCTVGHSPTGDREVSASEAVIFPGRYTIGGQIYMIGLRTTL; via the coding sequence GTGCCTGACACCGCGATGAGCGGTGCGACGGTCGCAACTCCGCTGACGCCGACCGCCGCCGCGTTCTCGAACCCGGCGGGGATCATGAACCTCGAGCCGGGATCGATGTCGGCCGCGTTCGGCCTCCCGGTCGGTCATTCGCGCGTGGACGCGACGATTCCGACGGGCAACTACAACACGACGTCGGATTTCGTCGCGTACGCTCCCGAGGGCGGCTCGGTGTTCGCTGCGGACTACGGCGTGCGCTGGGGCTTCGCGATCTACGGCAGCCTCGGCTCGGTTTTCGATTCGGACGCCGAGCCATCGGTGCGGGTCGAGCACGATTTCCTGTCGACACAATCGATTTCCAACGTTGCGCTGATGGCTGCCGTTCCTGCCGGCGAGCGGCTCAGCATCGGCGTCGCGCTCGCGGGAATCTACGGGCAGGCCAAGCTCCGCTACTTTCAGAACGACCAGTTCGCCTACACCGTGCGCGGCCCCGGCGTGCAGGCGATCTTCGGACTGCGCTACCGCGTCACGGACAACATTGCCCTCGGTGCGAGCTATCGCACGCCGGGAATGGTGTGGGCCGACGGCGACGATGCGCTGCCGGACGGCAACAAACAGGACGTCGATCTCGACCTCGAGCTGCCGGCCCAGGTCTTCCTCGGCATCAACGCCGATGTGACCGAAAGACTGTCGGCAGGTCTTTACGGCCGCTGGACCGACGCGAGCCGCTTCTCGCATTCGACGTTCCGCTTCGAGGATACGCCGCAGGCGAACGTCAACTTCATTCGAGCGGCCAGCGACGAGTGGAGGATCGGGGCCGGCGCCGCCTACCGCGCAACCGATACGCTCACATTGCGCGGCGGCGTCGGCCATGCCGACTCGATCGTGCCCGACACGTGGGTCTCGCCGCTGCTGATCGATTCGAACGAATGGAAGATCAGCGCAGGGTTTTCGTGGGAGATCAGCGGATGGACGGTCGACTGCACCGTCGGCCACTCGCCGACCGGCGACCGCGAAGTCTCTGCATCGGAAGCCGTGATCTTTCCCGGGCGCTATACGATCGGCGGACAGATCTACATGATCGGGCTTCGCACGACGCTGTGA
- a CDS encoding alpha/beta fold hydrolase, giving the protein MTQTTVSGVAGSLGLAAMLVIASGCSTLLAVSGQQKLAAETAVLSGTVSADHKPSGPLIIGLIAHGNDGDFLLDHFVTEKPGPWIFAVGAGTYRVAAFEDANHDGRYDDEPALRMDQQPAIELAAGQRVGGVNLVIPKAGRFVREQFSLAELAPRSPEDQKRISLFARSVAGRVAALADPRFDPAVGQEGMWKYYDFILHAEPGIYFLEPYDPRRIPVLFVHGVGGTPRDFTHLIDSLDRRKYQAWVYYYPSGAKLETSASLLAQLFVRVREQYRFDKAAIVAHSMGGLISREFVLQDYENNATRAVRTWVTISSPFGGMASAGKGVERSPVVLECWRGLAPGSAYLDGLFYRDPATKKERRRLPEHVAWHMLFGFGASTSSDGVVTIASQLRPEAQEEARSLRGFGENHASILDSDSVAARLGEVLDEMR; this is encoded by the coding sequence GTGACGCAGACTACCGTTTCCGGCGTTGCTGGAAGTCTCGGACTGGCCGCGATGCTCGTCATTGCTTCAGGCTGCTCCACGCTGCTCGCGGTAAGCGGTCAGCAGAAGCTCGCCGCAGAGACCGCGGTATTGAGCGGCACCGTCTCGGCCGACCACAAGCCTTCGGGCCCGCTGATCATCGGTCTGATCGCCCATGGCAATGACGGCGACTTCCTGCTCGACCATTTCGTCACGGAGAAGCCCGGACCGTGGATCTTCGCCGTCGGCGCCGGCACCTATCGCGTCGCCGCCTTCGAGGACGCCAACCATGACGGCAGGTACGACGACGAGCCTGCGCTTCGCATGGATCAGCAACCGGCCATCGAGCTGGCGGCAGGTCAGCGGGTCGGCGGCGTCAATCTGGTGATCCCCAAAGCCGGCCGTTTCGTCCGCGAGCAGTTCTCCCTTGCCGAGCTCGCGCCGCGCAGCCCCGAAGATCAGAAACGCATCAGCCTGTTCGCAAGAAGCGTCGCGGGCCGCGTTGCGGCTCTGGCTGATCCGCGCTTCGACCCGGCCGTCGGCCAGGAAGGAATGTGGAAGTACTACGACTTCATCCTTCACGCCGAGCCCGGGATCTACTTTCTCGAGCCGTACGATCCTCGCAGGATTCCCGTTCTGTTCGTTCATGGCGTCGGCGGGACGCCGCGCGACTTCACGCATCTGATCGACAGTCTCGATCGCCGCAAGTACCAGGCGTGGGTCTACTACTATCCGTCGGGTGCGAAGCTGGAGACCAGTGCGAGCCTGCTCGCGCAGCTTTTCGTGCGTGTGCGCGAGCAGTACCGGTTCGACAAAGCCGCGATCGTTGCCCACAGCATGGGCGGCCTCATCAGCCGTGAGTTCGTGCTTCAGGACTACGAGAACAATGCGACGCGCGCCGTGCGTACCTGGGTGACGATCTCATCACCATTCGGCGGCATGGCGTCCGCCGGCAAAGGCGTGGAACGTTCCCCGGTGGTGCTGGAATGCTGGAGGGGCCTTGCGCCCGGGAGTGCCTATCTCGACGGCCTGTTCTACCGCGACCCTGCGACGAAGAAGGAAAGGCGACGCCTTCCCGAGCACGTTGCCTGGCACATGCTGTTCGGTTTCGGCGCCAGCACATCGAGTGACGGCGTCGTGACGATTGCGAGTCAGCTCAGGCCGGAGGCGCAGGAGGAGGCGAGGTCGCTGCGCGGCTTCGGAGAGAACCATGCGAGCATACTCGACAGCGATTCCGTAGCGGCCCGGCTCGGCGAGGTCCTGGACGAGATGCGCTGA
- a CDS encoding MOSC domain-containing protein gives MSIGTIAEIWRYPVKSMAGERIESAELGALGVPGDRGWAVRDEVRGGIRGAKKIAPLMLCKARYLDAQLSAPEITLPDGTTIRADAAGAAAAVSAAVGTSVTLWPRRPIEDLEHYRRGAPDHEDMEVELRSVFGREAGEPLPDLSVFPPELFEYESPPGTYFDAFPLLLLTDASLRRLQELAPSSSVDVRRFRPNLLIHTNGSDGEFPEMAWQGRRIAIGSAVLEVTVACPRCVMITHPVDELPRDSGLLRTVVQKAAQNVGVYARVETPGTVSRGDEARLV, from the coding sequence ATGAGCATCGGGACCATCGCAGAAATCTGGCGCTATCCGGTAAAATCGATGGCCGGCGAGCGCATCGAAAGCGCGGAGCTTGGTGCGCTCGGCGTGCCGGGAGATCGCGGCTGGGCGGTTCGCGACGAGGTGCGAGGCGGCATCCGCGGCGCCAAGAAAATCGCGCCGCTGATGCTGTGCAAGGCGCGATATCTCGATGCGCAGCTGTCTGCGCCCGAGATCACGCTGCCGGACGGCACGACGATCCGCGCAGACGCCGCCGGTGCTGCCGCTGCAGTAAGCGCGGCAGTTGGAACCAGCGTGACGCTGTGGCCGCGCAGGCCGATCGAAGACCTCGAACACTATCGACGCGGCGCGCCCGATCATGAAGACATGGAGGTCGAGCTGCGCTCCGTGTTCGGTCGCGAAGCCGGCGAGCCGCTGCCGGACCTCAGCGTCTTTCCTCCCGAGCTTTTCGAATACGAATCGCCGCCGGGGACCTACTTCGATGCGTTTCCGCTTCTGCTGTTGACCGATGCCTCGCTGCGCCGGCTGCAGGAGCTCGCCCCGTCGTCGAGCGTGGACGTGCGGCGCTTCCGGCCGAACCTGCTGATCCATACGAACGGCAGCGATGGTGAGTTCCCCGAGATGGCGTGGCAGGGCCGGCGCATCGCGATCGGCAGCGCCGTGCTGGAGGTGACGGTGGCATGTCCTCGCTGCGTGATGATCACGCATCCGGTCGACGAATTGCCGCGCGACTCGGGGTTGCTGAGGACAGTCGTACAGAAGGCCGCACAGAACGTGGGCGTCTACGCGCGCGTCGAGACTCCCGGCACCGTAAGCCGCGGCGATGAGGCGCGCCTGGTTTAA
- a CDS encoding mechanosensitive ion channel domain-containing protein, producing the protein MIRAAASALWLLVAVPVAAFGQEIPPASSASVATPSATAASASAAGSASPAPAAAEDWIRPENIAERADSLARRLVTQVIDPSTVAAIEKIEAELSALDPEIRASLDQAHHVVEGRNSLIAIQDARRSLQQTSASFPAWRKQIDAEARRVSDELAELDQAARRWSATRERPETAQAGEAVVRRVASSLDLLKRNSEKLKSWRIRILALADRLVDDSAAISDANAQVEAASVAEGTSLFVPDHPPLWQRGLGASLSDEFRQMPGQLAEFRRSTQEYLALDVRPFGLLTLLAAVLMFLFRRLPEHAVQRGRLSEVSPGTIRLLERPYAMALLLALAAAPVILSTAPQRVMQVITLIALFPVARILNVVSQSSNLPLYGGLCAVLVLDRVIAAVTALPALSLATFLLELAMALVLGAGYRRHVAASGGRPAVTRLLDAGMFAVAFAAVAEIGGWSSLAELLGRGTLVTTIIGIYIYAVTLSLEALAACALASPALRRSRFVDRNQDLVQHWTAFAIRFLGVALWLHLALSALGLRVLVSNAITRVLSSGVSVGALSLTIGGILAFAATLLIAMLLSRIVHELLEDEVFPRANLPRGIPNALSTMAGYAIYSLGFVIALAAAGVQLSQLTILLGGFGVGIGLGLQDVVKNFAAGLTLLLERRVHVGDTVQIHDKQVFGRVLSIGMRASVVRNWNGTEAVLPNDNLVSNTITNWTLSDGLQRLEIPLQVTTDSAPGSVIDLLLGVARADNRILRSPPPSALLVRFEARALHLVLHVWTDEPYETTGLLTSEIALAIHRALRDGGIALPAAGA; encoded by the coding sequence ATGATCCGTGCCGCCGCATCGGCTCTCTGGCTGCTGGTCGCTGTTCCGGTCGCAGCCTTCGGTCAGGAGATTCCCCCGGCAAGCAGCGCGAGCGTCGCGACGCCTTCGGCAACGGCCGCGAGCGCGTCCGCAGCCGGCTCCGCATCACCTGCACCGGCAGCCGCAGAGGATTGGATCCGTCCGGAAAACATCGCCGAGCGCGCAGACTCGCTGGCACGACGCCTCGTAACGCAGGTCATCGATCCATCGACGGTCGCGGCGATCGAGAAGATCGAAGCCGAGCTGTCCGCACTCGATCCCGAGATACGCGCAAGTCTCGACCAGGCCCATCACGTCGTGGAAGGACGTAACTCGCTGATCGCCATCCAGGACGCGCGCCGCAGCCTGCAGCAGACGTCCGCGTCGTTTCCGGCCTGGAGAAAACAGATCGACGCCGAAGCCCGTCGCGTGTCCGACGAGCTTGCCGAGCTGGACCAGGCCGCGCGCCGCTGGTCGGCCACCCGCGAGCGTCCGGAAACAGCCCAGGCCGGTGAGGCCGTGGTACGACGGGTCGCGAGCTCCCTCGATCTGCTCAAGCGCAACTCCGAGAAGTTGAAGTCCTGGCGCATTCGCATTCTCGCGCTTGCCGACCGGCTCGTCGACGACAGCGCTGCGATCAGCGATGCAAACGCTCAAGTGGAAGCCGCGAGCGTGGCCGAGGGAACGAGCCTTTTCGTTCCGGACCATCCGCCGCTGTGGCAGCGCGGACTCGGCGCGTCGCTTTCGGACGAGTTCCGCCAGATGCCCGGGCAGCTCGCCGAGTTCCGCCGCAGCACGCAGGAGTACCTCGCGCTCGATGTGCGGCCGTTCGGACTGCTGACTCTGCTCGCTGCGGTGCTGATGTTCCTGTTTCGCAGGCTTCCCGAGCACGCGGTTCAGCGAGGACGCCTGTCGGAGGTTTCGCCGGGGACCATACGTCTTCTCGAACGGCCATACGCGATGGCGCTGCTGCTCGCCCTGGCGGCCGCGCCGGTGATCCTTTCGACGGCCCCCCAGCGCGTGATGCAGGTGATCACCCTGATCGCGCTGTTCCCGGTCGCGCGCATCCTGAACGTCGTCAGTCAGAGCTCGAATCTGCCGTTGTACGGCGGGCTTTGCGCCGTTCTGGTTCTCGATCGCGTGATCGCCGCGGTAACTGCACTCCCGGCGCTGTCCCTTGCAACGTTCCTTCTGGAGCTCGCAATGGCCCTGGTTCTCGGGGCGGGCTACCGCCGCCATGTCGCCGCATCGGGCGGAAGGCCTGCTGTCACGCGCTTGCTCGACGCCGGAATGTTCGCCGTCGCATTCGCTGCGGTGGCAGAGATCGGCGGCTGGTCATCGCTGGCGGAGCTGCTCGGCCGCGGCACGCTCGTAACCACGATCATCGGCATCTACATCTACGCGGTAACTCTTTCGCTCGAAGCGCTGGCGGCGTGCGCGCTGGCCTCGCCGGCACTGCGCCGCAGCCGCTTCGTCGATCGAAACCAGGACCTGGTTCAGCACTGGACGGCGTTCGCCATCCGGTTCCTCGGGGTCGCGCTCTGGCTGCACCTGGCCCTCAGCGCGCTCGGGCTTCGAGTCCTCGTTTCCAATGCGATCACACGCGTCCTGTCGTCGGGGGTGTCCGTCGGCGCACTGTCGCTGACCATCGGCGGGATCCTGGCCTTCGCGGCAACTCTGTTGATCGCGATGCTGCTGAGCCGCATTGTCCACGAACTGCTCGAGGACGAAGTCTTTCCGCGCGCGAATCTCCCCCGGGGGATCCCGAATGCGCTGTCGACGATGGCCGGATACGCAATCTATTCGCTCGGCTTCGTCATCGCGCTCGCTGCCGCCGGAGTACAGCTCAGCCAGCTTACCATTCTGCTCGGTGGTTTCGGCGTGGGAATCGGGCTTGGCCTTCAGGACGTCGTCAAGAATTTCGCAGCCGGCCTGACGCTGCTGCTCGAGCGCCGCGTCCACGTCGGCGACACCGTGCAGATCCATGACAAGCAGGTGTTCGGACGGGTGCTTTCGATCGGAATGCGCGCGAGCGTCGTGCGCAACTGGAACGGTACCGAGGCGGTCCTTCCCAACGACAACCTGGTGTCCAATACGATCACCAACTGGACGCTGTCGGACGGCCTTCAGCGCCTCGAAATCCCGCTGCAGGTGACAACCGACAGCGCTCCCGGGTCCGTGATCGACCTGCTGCTCGGCGTCGCGCGCGCCGACAACAGGATCCTGCGGTCGCCGCCGCCTTCCGCGCTTCTCGTGCGATTCGAAGCTCGTGCGCTGCACCTCGTGCTGCACGTCTGGACAGATGAACCGTACGAAACGACTGGCCTGCTGACCAGCGAGATCGCGCTGGCAATCCACCGGGCGCTGCGGGACGGAGGGATTGCGCTTCCGGCAGCCGGGGCCTGA
- a CDS encoding DUF4105 domain-containing protein translates to MRLFSVLVRCIAVILLLPLVLWAVGVFVYAGPSMPAVADACALVVALVGIAATLGLFIRRLRPALYVLAACLIATGLWWSSIHASNDRQWQTDVSVLPWAEIDGDRVVFHNVRNFDYRTETDYTPAWYDHTYDLGKLDEVDIVAVYWMGDDIAHIMLSFGFGGEDYLAVSIETRKEVGESYSTLAGFFRRYELYYVVADERDSIRLRTNYRKDPPEDVYLYRTSTPRENVRRLFLDYVREINELRDHPKFYNTLTTNCTTSIWMHTQVNPNATPLNWKILASGHVPSYVYDIGRLDSSLPFEELRRRSRINDVAHAADKAADFSQRIRAGLPRPPVTP, encoded by the coding sequence ATGCGCCTGTTCTCTGTCCTGGTTCGCTGCATCGCAGTGATCCTGCTTCTTCCGCTCGTTCTGTGGGCTGTCGGCGTGTTTGTGTACGCGGGCCCATCCATGCCCGCCGTGGCAGATGCGTGCGCGCTCGTCGTCGCGCTGGTCGGAATCGCAGCAACCCTCGGACTGTTCATCCGGCGGCTGAGGCCCGCACTCTATGTTCTGGCAGCCTGCCTGATCGCAACCGGCCTGTGGTGGAGCAGCATCCACGCGTCGAACGATCGCCAGTGGCAGACGGATGTGTCGGTCCTGCCGTGGGCCGAAATCGACGGTGATCGCGTGGTCTTTCACAATGTACGCAACTTCGACTACCGCACGGAAACGGACTACACGCCGGCGTGGTACGACCACACCTACGACCTCGGCAAGCTCGACGAGGTCGACATCGTTGCAGTGTACTGGATGGGCGACGACATTGCCCACATCATGCTCAGCTTCGGGTTCGGCGGCGAAGATTACCTGGCGGTCTCGATCGAAACACGCAAGGAAGTCGGGGAATCGTACTCCACGCTGGCAGGATTCTTCCGCCGCTATGAGCTCTACTACGTCGTGGCCGACGAGCGCGACTCGATCCGGCTTCGGACCAACTACCGCAAGGATCCTCCGGAAGACGTCTACCTGTATCGGACCAGCACCCCGCGCGAGAACGTCCGGCGGCTGTTCCTCGACTATGTCCGCGAGATCAACGAGCTGCGCGACCACCCGAAGTTCTACAACACGCTGACGACCAACTGCACGACGAGCATCTGGATGCACACGCAGGTCAATCCCAATGCGACCCCGCTCAACTGGAAAATCCTCGCCAGCGGCCACGTGCCGTCGTACGTCTACGATATCGGACGGCTCGATTCGTCCCTGCCCTTCGAAGAGCTCCGGCGGCGTTCCCGCATCAACGACGTTGCGCATGCCGCCGACAAGGCCGCGGATTTCTCACAGCGGATCCGCGCGGGGCTTCCGCGCCCGCCAGTGACGCCATGA
- a CDS encoding sigma-70 family RNA polymerase sigma factor produces the protein MLPVVPSIPANSDEARRAVTEAGIDVESTAWLRRLRAQAPERDDAIRELRDLLLRAARFEVNRRRASLPHLRGEDYDDLAEQSANDALLAVLGKLDGYRGDSRFTTWAYKFALLEAAVKLRRRAWQGREIPADDDHWALIADSSATPDQQARSTELMRAVSAAIAGELTSHQRRVLVALTLQDVPIDVLADRLQTSRGAIYKTLHDARRKLRKALLQKGLLVAAGDVAAGDVAAGEGELR, from the coding sequence GTGCTTCCCGTCGTGCCGAGCATTCCTGCAAATTCTGATGAGGCTCGTCGTGCCGTCACCGAAGCCGGCATCGATGTCGAGTCGACGGCATGGCTGCGGCGCCTGCGCGCGCAGGCGCCCGAGCGCGACGACGCGATCCGCGAGTTGCGCGACCTCCTGCTTCGCGCCGCGCGTTTCGAGGTGAACCGCCGTCGAGCCTCGCTCCCTCATCTTCGCGGCGAGGACTACGACGACCTCGCCGAGCAGAGCGCCAACGACGCTCTGCTGGCCGTCCTCGGCAAACTCGACGGGTATCGCGGCGACAGCCGCTTTACGACGTGGGCCTACAAGTTCGCGCTTCTGGAAGCTGCCGTGAAGCTTCGCCGCCGTGCATGGCAGGGCCGTGAGATTCCTGCCGACGACGACCACTGGGCACTCATTGCCGACTCGAGCGCGACCCCGGATCAGCAGGCGCGAAGCACCGAGCTGATGCGCGCGGTCAGCGCCGCGATCGCCGGGGAGCTAACGTCGCACCAGCGAAGAGTCCTCGTCGCGCTGACCCTGCAGGATGTTCCGATCGACGTGCTGGCTGACCGCCTTCAGACGTCCCGCGGCGCCATTTACAAGACCCTTCACGATGCGCGAAGGAAACTCCGCAAGGCTCTGCTGCAAAAAGGGCTGCTGGTTGCGGCCGGCGACGTTGCGGCCGGCGACGTTGCGGCCGGCGAAGGAGAGCTGCGATGA
- a CDS encoding lipid-binding SYLF domain-containing protein — protein MLQSLRHCTIAFTIVLAAAAAAPTRAAFAESGPGLREDASAALAALYKQTPSAKVLGEHAKAILVFPNIVKAGFIVGGQYGEGVLYRGGKPSGYYSSVAASYGLQAGAQSFGYALFLMTDNAVKYLNKSEGWEIGVGPSIVIVDEGVAKNISSTTLQKDVYGIIFDQKGLMAGVGIQGTKVTRISK, from the coding sequence ATGCTTCAATCTCTTCGCCATTGCACCATTGCATTCACCATCGTCCTGGCTGCGGCCGCCGCCGCGCCGACGCGCGCCGCTTTCGCCGAATCCGGCCCCGGACTTCGCGAAGATGCGTCCGCCGCGCTCGCCGCCCTCTACAAGCAGACACCGTCTGCGAAAGTGCTTGGTGAGCACGCCAAGGCGATTCTCGTCTTCCCGAACATCGTCAAGGCCGGCTTCATCGTCGGCGGGCAGTATGGCGAGGGCGTTCTTTACAGGGGCGGGAAGCCGTCGGGATACTACAGCTCGGTTGCCGCATCGTACGGGCTGCAGGCTGGCGCGCAGTCTTTCGGATACGCGCTCTTCCTGATGACGGACAATGCGGTCAAGTACCTCAACAAGAGCGAAGGCTGGGAGATCGGCGTCGGCCCGAGCATCGTGATCGTCGACGAGGGAGTCGCAAAGAATATTTCGAGCACGACGCTGCAGAAAGACGTCTACGGCATCATCTTCGACCAGAAAGGGCTGATGGCAGGCGTCGGCATCCAGGGCACGAAGGTCACAAGGATTTCGAAGTAG
- a CDS encoding alpha/beta hydrolase yields MRSKLFSVFLSATFLSTAMLSGCSISPVGVRRMDPEAVHRSVTANALTENKPSIDTVNVLHRYGLFADFKKTPAHALAELHRIVLETDDNDTWFALAELSFLHADRTHDRNYAMMAAIYAWSYLFGGTSPQPFDPRFRLASDIYNLGLTQGLEPSRKIGVIVQAADVNLPIGHLVVAFDPECLDWNGRKLRDFVPVAELEVRGLNNRFRTPGVGAPLAASAAALHADHGDDFLAPKLKIPVTALVRIENVRKQIRSGTIHARLELHTDPNEEHVQIGDRDVPLEKEPSAVLASMVAEQPVIKQEILAFIGTVVQHQDKGLLAALRPHVRGRIPVVYVHGTASSPARWAEMINVLDNDPRLNEVYEPWLFTYNSGSPIIYSSYLLRQALTQAVQSLDPAGTDDKLRDMVVIGHSQGGLLTKMTAVDSGDRFWKNVSSKRFEDVKLSDENRELLRSVGFIKPLPFVRRVVFICTPHRGSYLAASGWVRSIITRLVSLPARVTKITASLVTLNLDRVDVTSLQRVNAVDNMAPGNGFIKTLAEIPVAPGIASNSIVAVQGTGPIETGDDGVVKYTSAHIEGVESEKIVRSTHSTQAVPETIEEVRRILLQHEAWVTAGPVKVASPASQAASKPGTASAAAAAGGATSKSL; encoded by the coding sequence ATGCGTTCGAAGCTGTTCTCTGTTTTCCTGTCGGCGACGTTTCTCAGTACTGCGATGCTGTCGGGCTGCTCGATCAGCCCGGTCGGCGTCCGGCGCATGGATCCGGAGGCCGTACACCGCTCTGTCACCGCGAACGCGCTGACCGAGAACAAGCCGAGCATCGACACCGTCAACGTCCTGCATCGTTACGGGCTTTTCGCAGACTTCAAGAAGACGCCAGCGCACGCGCTCGCCGAGCTTCACCGGATCGTTCTCGAAACCGACGACAACGACACGTGGTTCGCGCTGGCGGAGCTGTCGTTCCTCCACGCGGACCGCACGCACGACCGCAACTACGCGATGATGGCGGCGATCTACGCATGGTCGTATCTGTTCGGCGGCACGTCGCCGCAGCCGTTCGACCCGCGCTTCCGGCTTGCCAGCGACATCTACAATCTTGGCCTTACGCAGGGACTAGAGCCCAGCCGGAAAATCGGAGTGATCGTCCAGGCGGCGGACGTCAATCTGCCGATAGGCCACCTGGTCGTGGCGTTCGATCCGGAGTGCCTCGACTGGAACGGGCGCAAGCTGCGCGACTTCGTGCCCGTGGCCGAGCTCGAGGTGCGCGGGCTCAACAATCGCTTTCGGACGCCTGGCGTCGGTGCGCCGCTCGCCGCCAGTGCCGCCGCGCTTCACGCCGATCATGGCGACGACTTCCTTGCTCCGAAATTGAAGATTCCCGTCACCGCGCTCGTGCGCATCGAGAACGTACGCAAGCAGATCCGAAGCGGGACGATCCATGCCCGGCTCGAGCTGCACACCGATCCGAACGAGGAACACGTGCAGATCGGCGATCGCGACGTGCCGCTCGAGAAGGAGCCGAGCGCCGTACTGGCGTCGATGGTGGCCGAACAGCCCGTAATCAAACAGGAGATCCTCGCGTTCATCGGAACCGTCGTGCAGCATCAGGACAAGGGCCTGCTGGCCGCGCTGCGACCGCACGTTCGCGGACGCATTCCTGTCGTGTACGTGCACGGCACCGCGTCGAGCCCCGCGCGCTGGGCCGAGATGATCAACGTGCTCGACAACGATCCTCGACTGAACGAGGTCTACGAGCCGTGGCTTTTCACCTACAACTCCGGAAGCCCGATCATCTACTCATCCTACCTGCTGCGTCAGGCACTGACCCAGGCAGTCCAGTCGCTCGATCCGGCCGGAACAGACGACAAGCTTCGCGACATGGTCGTGATCGGCCACAGCCAGGGCGGCTTGCTCACGAAAATGACCGCCGTCGATAGCGGCGACCGTTTCTGGAAGAACGTCTCTTCCAAACGCTTCGAAGACGTAAAGCTGAGCGACGAGAACCGCGAGCTGCTGCGTTCGGTCGGATTCATCAAGCCGCTGCCGTTCGTTCGGCGCGTGGTCTTCATCTGCACCCCGCATCGCGGCAGCTACCTAGCCGCCAGCGGATGGGTGCGCTCGATCATCACGCGTCTGGTGAGCTTGCCGGCGCGCGTCACGAAGATCACCGCCAGCCTTGTGACGCTCAATCTGGACCGCGTCGACGTCACGTCGCTGCAGCGGGTGAACGCCGTCGACAACATGGCGCCGGGCAACGGGTTCATCAAAACACTGGCCGAGATCCCTGTTGCGCCCGGGATTGCGTCGAACTCGATCGTCGCAGTGCAAGGCACCGGTCCGATCGAGACGGGTGACGACGGCGTGGTCAAGTATACGAGCGCTCACATCGAAGGCGTCGAGTCGGAAAAAATCGTGCGCTCGACCCATTCGACGCAGGCCGTGCCGGAGACGATCGAGGAAGTGCGCCGCATCCTGCTCCAGCACGAGGCGTGGGTGACTGCCGGGCCGGTGAAGGTCGCGTCCCCGGCTTCGCAGGCTGCCTCGAAGCCGGGGACTGCATCTGCGGCCGCAGCGGCAGGCGGAGCTACTTCGAAATCCTTGTGA